The Zingiber officinale cultivar Zhangliang chromosome 9A, Zo_v1.1, whole genome shotgun sequence genome window below encodes:
- the LOC122019885 gene encoding protein SAWADEE HOMEODOMAIN HOMOLOG 2-like — MGRPPHGGGPVFRFTQNEVSEMESCLQEINNAIPPREIMCALADKFSQSSERAGKIVVQPKQVWNWFQNRRYAQRAKLSKAPAKLTILPMHREESLPFTNVSTPISTPGRSSTDNALVEFEAKSARDGAWYDVSTFLSYRMLETGDPEVRVRFSGFGVEEDEWINVRRYVRQRSLPCEAAECVAVLPGDLILCFQEGKEQALYFDAHVLDVQRRRHDVRGCRCRFLVRYDHDQSEEIVPLRKICRRPETDYRLQVLQASKLSGPIDLQATATDSWSIPKDLASQRNGKQRKLMDVNTDEVTMVSLPPSKDLISSHGNSPAAATVDNSSSTPVKVITEEAAVNNQSMESQPEGNT; from the exons ATGGGTCGGCCTCCGCACGGCGGAGgtcccgtcttccgattcacgcAGAACGAG GTTTCGGAGATGGAATCGTGCTTACAAGAAATAAATAATGCAATACCACCTCGTGAAATTATGTGTGCACTCGCCGACAAATTTAG TCAATCCTCTGAGCGAGCTGGGAAGATTGTCGTGCAACCGAAGCAG GTATGGAATTGGTTCCAGAATAGGAGATATGCACAGAGAGCAAAATTGAGCAAGGCACCTGCGAAGTTAACCATTTTGCCAATGCATCGAGAAGAATCACTTCCTTTTACAAATGTGTCTACTCCTATTTCTACTCCTG GACGGAGTTCAACAGATAATGCTCTGGTGGAATTCGAAGCAAAGTCCGCTAGAGATGGAGCATG GTATGATGTTTCAACCTTTCTTTCCTATAGAATGCTTGAAACTGGTGATCCG GAAGTTCGTGTTCGGTTCTCGGGATTTGGTGTGGAAGAGGATGAGTGGATTAATGTACGCAGATATGTTAGACAGCGTTCCCTTCCATGTGAGGCTGCTGAATGTGTTGCTGTACTTCCGGGAGACCTTATCCTTTGCTTTCAG GAAGGTAAAGAACAGGCTCTTTACTTTGATGCTCATGTTCTTGATGTACAAAGACGAAGGCACGATGTACGAGGATGCAGGTGTAGGTTCCTTGTTCGATACGATCATGACCAATCCGAG GAAATAGTTCCACTGAGAAAAATATGTAGGCGCCCAGAAACTGATTACCGTCTGCAGGTGCTGCAAGCTTCAAAATTATCTGGCCCCATTGATCTACAAGCCACAGCAACAGACAGCTGGTCGATTCCTAAGGATTTGGCTTCGCAAAGGAACGGGAAGCAGCGCAAGCTAATGGATGTCAACACCGACGAGGTAACAATGGTCTCCCTTCCTCCTTCAAAGGATTTGATTAGCTCCCATGGCAATAGTCCAGCAGCAGCAACTGTTGATAATAGCAGCAGCACCCCTGTGAAGGTTATAACTGAGGAGGCTGCAGTGAACAACCAGAGCATGGAGTCCCAACCAGAAGGAAATACCTAG